One region of Burkholderia pyrrocinia genomic DNA includes:
- a CDS encoding alpha/beta hydrolase translates to MSTLSIPQTPHRFTRREVQFVSGETYCTAWLYLPVGVKRPPVVVLGHGLGAVREMRLDAYSERFAAAGIAALAFTYRYFGDSGGTPRQLMSVKRQLADWDAALNFVKGCADVDGNRVAIWGSSFGGGHAIRVASRHPELLAAISQCPFTDGLASALALGVRASMRMTPVVMRDFAAKLFGRPPVMVPIAATPGQPALMNAHDALSGYLALVPKGLKFVNHVSARVIPEIATYRPGRSAAKVRSPILFCVSTTDTVTPADRTIALVKHAPRGEIKLYGAGHFDFYLGEPFERLVSDQVRFLTEHLLGSSAR, encoded by the coding sequence ATGAGCACCCTTTCAATCCCACAGACGCCTCACCGGTTCACGCGCCGGGAAGTGCAGTTCGTCTCCGGCGAAACTTACTGCACGGCGTGGCTCTACCTGCCGGTCGGCGTGAAGCGGCCGCCGGTCGTCGTGCTCGGGCACGGGCTCGGCGCGGTTCGAGAAATGCGTTTGGATGCCTATTCCGAACGGTTTGCAGCGGCAGGCATAGCCGCATTGGCGTTCACGTATCGTTATTTTGGCGACAGCGGCGGCACACCCAGGCAACTGATGTCTGTGAAACGTCAGCTTGCCGACTGGGACGCGGCACTGAATTTCGTCAAAGGGTGTGCCGACGTCGACGGAAACCGCGTCGCGATCTGGGGGAGTTCCTTCGGCGGGGGGCACGCCATTCGCGTGGCCAGCCGTCATCCCGAACTGCTGGCAGCGATTAGCCAGTGTCCGTTTACAGACGGTCTGGCCTCCGCGCTTGCGTTGGGCGTGCGGGCGTCGATGCGCATGACCCCTGTCGTCATGCGTGATTTCGCGGCGAAGCTGTTTGGCCGTCCGCCCGTGATGGTGCCGATAGCCGCCACGCCCGGCCAGCCGGCATTGATGAACGCACACGATGCGCTGTCGGGTTATCTGGCGCTGGTGCCCAAGGGGCTGAAGTTCGTCAATCACGTATCGGCGAGAGTGATTCCTGAAATTGCGACTTACCGGCCCGGACGCTCGGCTGCGAAGGTCCGGTCGCCCATCCTATTTTGTGTCAGCACGACGGATACGGTTACTCCGGCGGATCGGACCATCGCGCTGGTCAAGCACGCGCCGCGCGGCGAAATCAAGCTGTACGGTGCCGGACATTTCGACTTCTATCTGGGCGAGCCCTTCGAACGCCTGGTGTCTGATCAGGTTCGCTTCTTGACCGAACACCTGCTCGGATCCTCGGCGCGCTGA
- a CDS encoding efflux RND transporter periplasmic adaptor subunit, whose translation MKSPGLDARTSTRPFLTRIAPPLRRAPIAFACCAILLAACHPHEAPAPELQPVVALPVHEDNGAVQRVLPAQVQARYSTPLSFRVGGKLVERRVRIGDTVKAGQTLAMLDPADLHNTLLNARAQLDAAEHRVAYAKQQLDRDRAQAQANLIAPAQLETTQDAYASAVAQRDSALAQMALAGDHLRYATLIADHDGVVTSEDADTGQNVEPGQAVFHLDWSGDLDIVCDVSERDLRDLAVGRTAHVSLTALPGKVLDARVREVAAAADPQSRTWRVKLTLLAPGPDARSGMTASITFDGATDIAADHAITLPATALFHRGDAPAVWVVRKGSDTLELRPVSVGRYDERTITVTSGLADNERVVMQGVHTVSTGQHVRVVPPLHAEDFTS comes from the coding sequence GTGAAATCACCCGGTCTTGACGCGCGGACTTCAACGCGCCCGTTTCTGACGCGCATCGCGCCACCGCTTCGGCGCGCCCCGATCGCGTTCGCCTGCTGTGCGATTCTCCTCGCGGCTTGCCACCCGCACGAGGCCCCCGCGCCCGAACTGCAACCGGTGGTCGCGCTGCCAGTTCATGAGGACAACGGCGCAGTGCAGCGCGTGTTGCCCGCACAGGTTCAAGCGCGATATTCGACGCCGCTGTCGTTTCGGGTCGGCGGCAAGCTCGTTGAGCGGCGCGTACGCATCGGCGACACCGTCAAGGCCGGCCAGACCCTCGCGATGCTCGATCCCGCGGATCTGCACAACACGCTGCTGAACGCGCGCGCCCAGCTCGATGCCGCCGAGCATCGCGTTGCCTATGCGAAGCAGCAGCTGGATCGCGACCGCGCCCAGGCTCAGGCCAACCTGATCGCACCCGCGCAGCTCGAGACGACGCAGGACGCGTATGCATCGGCGGTCGCGCAACGCGATTCCGCCCTTGCGCAAATGGCGCTCGCGGGCGATCACCTACGCTACGCGACGCTGATTGCGGATCACGACGGAGTCGTCACGTCGGAAGACGCAGATACCGGGCAGAACGTTGAACCGGGCCAGGCGGTGTTTCATCTGGACTGGAGCGGGGACCTCGACATCGTCTGTGACGTCTCGGAGCGCGACCTGCGCGATCTCGCGGTCGGCCGCACCGCACACGTCAGCCTGACGGCACTGCCGGGCAAGGTGCTGGACGCACGCGTGCGCGAAGTCGCGGCGGCCGCCGATCCGCAGAGCCGCACCTGGCGCGTGAAGCTGACGCTGCTCGCACCGGGGCCGGATGCGCGCTCCGGGATGACCGCCAGCATCACGTTCGACGGCGCCACCGACATCGCCGCGGACCACGCGATCACGCTGCCGGCCACCGCCCTCTTTCATCGCGGCGACGCGCCGGCCGTCTGGGTCGTCCGCAAGGGCAGCGACACGCTGGAACTGCGCCCGGTGTCGGTCGGACGCTACGACGAACGCACGATCACCGTCACGTCGGGGCTCGCGGACAACGAACGTGTCGTGATGCAAGGCGTCCATACGGTCAGTACCGGCCAGCACGTCCGCGTCGTGCCGCCGCTGCATGCGGAGGACTTCACGTCATGA
- a CDS encoding enoyl-CoA hydratase/isomerase family protein, producing MKMTPAMPGRLDIEARGTVLIVRLDGGPLGLMGLNMANALAALVDKVESDDSVKAVVLTGTHPGRFIGHADVRWLQEGGKSIPEVGLGLASAIARASAAVRRVPPLAAVASVTPMEGGMQLDALHDTFLRMNRCGIIFVAALNGSALGLGSELAQACDVRLMADGDFFIGQPEILLGINPGGGGTQRLTRLVGAHRALMMMLEGRPVQPRKALEIGLVDEVVSPDELLDRAVELARYMSSRPRDAIAAIKRAVYLGGSMSLEEGLHVERTEFISISPTETAQSLMVEYLERTARDGDLPLYDPAVYKEALESGRFPLHSNGSKK from the coding sequence ATGAAAATGACACCTGCGATGCCCGGGCGCCTCGATATCGAAGCCCGAGGCACCGTATTGATCGTACGACTGGACGGCGGTCCGCTGGGGCTGATGGGACTGAACATGGCCAACGCGCTCGCCGCGCTGGTGGACAAAGTGGAATCTGACGATTCCGTCAAAGCAGTCGTCCTGACAGGAACGCATCCGGGGCGATTCATCGGCCACGCGGACGTTCGTTGGCTGCAGGAGGGTGGCAAGAGCATACCGGAAGTGGGGCTGGGTCTTGCCTCCGCGATCGCGCGCGCCTCCGCCGCAGTTCGACGCGTGCCTCCGCTGGCGGCCGTCGCCTCCGTCACGCCGATGGAGGGCGGGATGCAACTGGATGCATTGCACGACACGTTCCTGCGGATGAATCGGTGTGGGATCATCTTCGTTGCCGCGCTCAATGGGTCGGCGCTCGGCCTGGGCAGCGAGCTTGCACAGGCGTGCGACGTCCGCCTGATGGCGGATGGTGATTTCTTCATTGGGCAGCCGGAAATACTGCTCGGCATCAATCCCGGCGGCGGCGGCACGCAACGCCTGACTCGACTGGTGGGCGCCCATCGTGCCCTCATGATGATGCTCGAGGGGCGCCCGGTGCAGCCGAGAAAGGCGCTCGAAATCGGCCTCGTTGATGAAGTGGTATCGCCCGACGAACTGCTCGATCGGGCCGTCGAACTTGCGCGATACATGAGTTCCCGTCCGCGTGACGCAATCGCAGCGATCAAACGGGCGGTGTACCTCGGCGGCTCCATGTCGCTTGAAGAAGGCCTGCATGTCGAGCGCACGGAATTCATTTCTATCTCGCCGACCGAGACCGCGCAATCCTTGATGGTCGAATACCTCGAACGTACCGCTCGCGACGGTGATCTGCCGTTGTACGACCCGGCCGTCTACAAGGAAGCGCTCGAGAGCGGCCGTTTCCCTTTGCACAGCAATGGTTCAAAAAAATGA
- a CDS encoding GMC oxidoreductase, with protein sequence MKHGEGESNLISTTFDYDWIVIGSGFGGSVSALRLAEKGYRVGVIERGRRFRDEDLPESAWQLGRFLWAPMLGLKGVMRMRVFRHVFFPSQSAVGGGSTVYGGVLYRARRRFFDDSQWRELGDWERLLEPHYAVAEHMLGARTVPFDSTNQRLAREMARHFGKEDGFVLSPTGVYFGEPDKTVKDPYFGGEGPDRTGCTRCGACMVGCRVGAVNTLTKNYLWFAERLGVRIAAEREVVDVSPLGAADGSDGYRVVTQRPGALLVRRDRKVHTARGVVFAGGTLGTNELLATCKLSGSLPRISNRLGELARTNSESVLNVRLPKDLKTWNDVTASSSVRLDDDTQIEFLTYGRHADLMGLMYTVLVGKGNRLTRPLKWLANIARHPWQWLRTLWPAGWSRHMVTLLVMQALDNAIVLRARKRWIGRGYRLSTEQNRDRPNPTYIEIGNRAAQWLASRTGGVAQSNVLEALANIPTTAHVLGGAVIGASSACGVVDRHMRVFGYRNLLVCDGAAMPANPGVNPALTITALAEYAMAQIPAASPERLDGSSEREAAR encoded by the coding sequence ATGAAACATGGAGAAGGGGAATCTAATTTGATTAGCACTACATTCGATTACGACTGGATTGTGATCGGTTCAGGATTCGGCGGCAGTGTTTCGGCGCTGCGCCTGGCGGAGAAGGGCTATCGAGTTGGCGTAATCGAGCGCGGCCGGCGCTTTCGCGACGAAGACCTGCCCGAATCCGCGTGGCAACTCGGCAGGTTCCTGTGGGCACCCATGCTTGGCCTGAAGGGCGTCATGCGCATGCGCGTGTTTCGCCATGTGTTCTTTCCCAGCCAGTCGGCGGTCGGCGGCGGCAGCACCGTCTACGGTGGCGTGTTGTACCGTGCCCGTCGGCGCTTCTTCGACGATTCGCAGTGGCGAGAACTCGGTGACTGGGAGCGACTGCTCGAACCGCACTACGCGGTGGCCGAGCACATGCTCGGCGCCAGGACCGTGCCGTTCGACTCGACCAATCAGCGTTTGGCACGGGAAATGGCGCGGCACTTCGGCAAAGAGGACGGCTTCGTTCTCTCTCCCACCGGGGTGTATTTCGGAGAACCGGACAAGACTGTCAAGGATCCCTATTTCGGGGGCGAAGGCCCTGATCGCACCGGTTGCACGCGCTGCGGCGCCTGCATGGTGGGATGTCGGGTCGGTGCCGTGAATACGTTGACGAAGAACTACCTGTGGTTCGCAGAGCGGCTCGGCGTGCGGATCGCAGCCGAGCGCGAGGTCGTCGACGTGAGTCCGCTGGGGGCCGCCGACGGCAGCGACGGGTATCGTGTGGTCACGCAACGCCCTGGCGCTTTACTGGTCCGCCGGGATCGCAAGGTGCATACCGCGCGTGGCGTGGTCTTTGCGGGCGGGACACTGGGGACCAACGAGCTGCTTGCCACCTGCAAGCTCAGCGGTTCGCTGCCGCGGATCAGCAACCGCCTCGGCGAGCTGGCGCGCACCAACAGCGAGTCGGTGCTGAATGTCCGTCTTCCCAAGGATCTGAAGACCTGGAACGACGTCACGGCCAGCAGCAGTGTGCGCCTGGACGACGACACCCAGATCGAGTTCCTCACGTATGGCCGCCACGCCGACCTCATGGGCCTGATGTACACGGTCCTGGTCGGCAAGGGCAATCGCCTGACCCGGCCGTTGAAATGGCTCGCCAACATCGCTCGACATCCGTGGCAGTGGCTCAGGACGTTGTGGCCGGCGGGATGGAGCCGCCACATGGTCACGCTGCTGGTGATGCAGGCGCTGGACAACGCGATCGTGCTGCGCGCGAGGAAGCGGTGGATAGGGCGGGGTTACCGCCTCTCAACCGAACAGAATCGCGACCGCCCCAATCCGACGTACATCGAAATCGGCAATCGGGCAGCCCAATGGCTGGCCAGCCGCACCGGCGGTGTTGCTCAAAGCAACGTTCTGGAAGCGCTGGCCAACATCCCGACCACTGCCCATGTGCTGGGCGGCGCCGTCATCGGCGCAAGTTCCGCGTGCGGCGTGGTCGATAGGCACATGCGCGTGTTCGGATATCGGAACTTGCTGGTATGCGACGGTGCGGCAATGCCGGCCAATCCCGGAGTCAACCCGGCATTGACGATAACTGCACTCGCCGAGTACGCGATGGCGCAGATACCGGCAGCGAGCCCGGAGCGGCTCGATGGATCGTCCGAGCGCGAGGCCGCGCGATGA
- a CDS encoding SDR family oxidoreductase gives MKEPIDMKTHFTVAHDRRAPRPPVDARSPDARPSIFVTGAASGIGRACAELFARRGWFVGVYDIDADGAATVAATLGQRNAVSGALDVSDPQAWQRALSSFWTSSGGRLDVLLNNAGILTSGRFEDVPLTRHYAMLNVNVRGMVTGCHSAFPYLRETPRSHVVNIASATAIYGQPALATYSSTKFAVRGFTEGLDLEWAEFGIRVSDIWPSFVNTAMADGFNQLHSAKSLGIRLVPADVAATVWACATSRSLFHRTHWTVGLQAGMLALATRLAPSALTRWVVRRIAQ, from the coding sequence ATGAAAGAGCCTATCGACATGAAGACGCACTTCACCGTGGCGCACGACCGTCGAGCGCCGCGGCCGCCAGTTGACGCCCGCAGTCCGGACGCCCGACCCTCGATCTTCGTGACAGGCGCAGCTTCGGGGATCGGCCGCGCGTGCGCCGAGCTGTTTGCGCGGCGCGGATGGTTTGTAGGCGTATACGACATCGACGCGGACGGCGCAGCCACAGTCGCTGCCACCCTGGGCCAGCGAAATGCAGTTTCTGGCGCACTGGACGTGAGCGATCCGCAAGCATGGCAGCGAGCGCTTTCGTCATTCTGGACGAGCAGTGGTGGACGGCTCGACGTGCTGCTCAACAACGCCGGAATACTCACGTCCGGGCGATTCGAGGACGTGCCGTTGACCCGACACTACGCGATGCTGAACGTCAACGTCCGGGGCATGGTTACTGGCTGCCATAGTGCGTTCCCGTATCTGCGAGAAACGCCCCGTTCCCATGTCGTCAATATCGCTTCGGCGACTGCGATCTATGGCCAACCGGCGCTCGCGACATACTCGAGCACCAAATTCGCCGTGCGTGGATTCACCGAAGGGCTCGATCTCGAGTGGGCCGAATTCGGCATCCGCGTGAGCGATATCTGGCCGAGCTTCGTCAACACCGCGATGGCTGACGGCTTCAACCAGCTCCATAGCGCGAAATCGCTCGGGATTCGGCTCGTGCCGGCCGACGTCGCGGCAACCGTGTGGGCCTGCGCGACGAGCAGAAGCTTGTTCCATCGAACTCACTGGACCGTCGGCTTGCAAGCGGGAATGCTGGCGCTCGCCACGCGACTCGCGCCGTCCGCACTCACGCGGTGGGTCGTCCGGCGCATTGCGCAGTGA
- a CDS encoding TetR/AcrR family transcriptional regulator yields MQKILMEREGALVDDKPVRPRRPNASAAEAEQRQPRGARRKEATRMRLLRAAFGLMAEKGRDNVAISEITEAADVGFGSFYYHFESKDGIFAALTEWVFDDFADGLERLASGLSDPAEVVSVCVRHTLMRARRERLWARFLMREGLSARALGHGLGRRLRRDSERGIAARRFVVGDPFMSVLAMTGTILAAIAAESYAGDAAAGAARKPMGDEGRLPERAAAMVLQTLGLTCAEALDVANRPLPPGDFAAAESG; encoded by the coding sequence ATGCAGAAAATTCTTATGGAAAGGGAAGGTGCGCTCGTGGACGACAAACCGGTCCGGCCGCGTCGCCCGAACGCGTCAGCGGCTGAAGCGGAACAGCGTCAACCGCGCGGTGCCCGGCGCAAGGAGGCGACACGTATGCGCTTGCTGCGGGCGGCGTTCGGTCTGATGGCGGAAAAGGGCAGGGACAACGTCGCGATCAGCGAGATCACCGAGGCGGCGGATGTGGGGTTCGGCTCGTTTTACTACCACTTCGAATCGAAGGACGGCATCTTCGCCGCGCTGACGGAGTGGGTGTTCGACGATTTTGCGGACGGACTCGAGCGTCTTGCGAGCGGTTTGTCGGATCCGGCCGAGGTCGTGTCGGTTTGCGTGCGTCACACGTTGATGCGCGCGCGCCGCGAGCGGCTCTGGGCGCGGTTCCTGATGCGGGAGGGACTTTCCGCGCGCGCGCTCGGCCACGGGCTGGGCCGGCGTTTGCGGCGGGACAGCGAGCGCGGAATCGCGGCACGCCGCTTCGTCGTCGGCGATCCGTTCATGAGCGTGCTCGCGATGACGGGGACGATCTTGGCGGCAATCGCGGCGGAGTCCTACGCGGGCGACGCGGCTGCGGGCGCGGCGCGAAAGCCGATGGGGGACGAGGGCCGGCTCCCCGAGCGGGCTGCGGCGATGGTATTGCAGACGCTCGGCCTGACGTGTGCCGAGGCACTTGACGTGGCGAACCGACCGTTGCCGCCCGGCGACTTCGCCGCAGCGGAGAGCGGTTGA
- a CDS encoding TetR/AcrR family transcriptional regulator — MSTDRSNPDVRTRLIEATIRLLATNGPSEVKARSVANEAGLSTIGVYNYFGGVPELLRAVADEGLRRLVAAFEQVPKTDDPLADLCAMALAHRDAARCNAHLYDLMFGLSIHSRYGPARAGANAVPSVHSSAFKAAFALLVDTCARLVETGCVRQTDPVHIGLQLWGAVHGFVTLELAGHFADVADPPSEILVPMCNNLVVGLGATRASVEAATSRVVGMRASTQEVESTAPTRKRRGT; from the coding sequence ATGTCCACTGATAGGTCAAACCCTGATGTCCGCACCCGTCTCATCGAAGCGACGATTCGTTTGCTTGCGACGAATGGGCCCTCCGAAGTCAAGGCGCGCTCGGTAGCGAACGAAGCAGGCCTGTCCACGATCGGCGTTTACAACTATTTCGGCGGTGTTCCGGAATTGCTTCGGGCCGTTGCCGACGAGGGGCTTCGAAGGCTGGTCGCCGCATTCGAACAGGTTCCAAAAACTGACGATCCGTTGGCCGATCTGTGCGCGATGGCGCTGGCGCATCGGGATGCTGCACGATGCAATGCGCATTTGTACGACTTGATGTTCGGCCTCTCAATCCACAGCAGATATGGTCCGGCTCGGGCTGGCGCGAATGCGGTCCCGAGCGTACATTCGTCAGCGTTCAAGGCGGCATTTGCCCTTCTGGTTGATACATGCGCTCGTCTGGTGGAAACCGGGTGCGTGCGGCAAACCGATCCCGTTCACATTGGCCTGCAACTTTGGGGCGCGGTGCATGGATTCGTCACGCTCGAGCTGGCGGGTCACTTTGCCGACGTGGCGGATCCGCCTTCGGAGATCCTGGTGCCGATGTGCAACAACCTGGTCGTCGGCCTCGGCGCGACGCGCGCGAGCGTCGAGGCCGCCACGAGCCGCGTCGTAGGCATGCGGGCGAGCACACAGGAAGTCGAATCGACCGCGCCGACACGTAAGCGAAGAGGGACCTGA
- a CDS encoding class I adenylate-forming enzyme family protein — MMRFSKLPDLRAASAPDAPCIADASTALSNREFHARVVEAAEVFANLGVGAGDVVAVMLPNRVEFVVAMFAAWRLGAAVTPVKPSLTSKEATHQIVDSGAKLVIDVAGDEVVPGINSVAVAALRRVARDTREPFDNPAALALLIYTSGTTGLPKGVMLDHANVEAMSEMGLRSLDVTSADHSMLVLPLFHVNGIMVSTLMPLIAGGRVTLRERFDIDTFFDDVERCRPTFFSGVPTIYALLNALPDHVKPDTSSLRYGICGAAPAPADLLKSFEIRYGFPLIEGYGLSEGTCGSTINPFDGVRKAGTVGLPFAGQRIAIADPDGTHLPQGSTGEVLIQGPNVMRGYLGRPEETAKTIVDGWLHTGDIGRIDEDGYLSIVGRLKEMIIRGGENIYPKEIEDALSEFPGVLEAAVIGAADETFGEIVIAYIASRPGFTCVEAELKEHCAVRLTRYKRPVAINVVDSLPKNAVGKIDKLKLRDMWSTASR; from the coding sequence ATGATGCGCTTTTCCAAACTTCCCGACCTGCGCGCGGCGTCGGCGCCCGACGCGCCATGTATCGCGGATGCCTCTACCGCACTGTCCAACAGGGAGTTTCACGCCCGCGTCGTCGAGGCGGCAGAGGTGTTCGCGAATCTGGGCGTAGGGGCGGGAGACGTCGTCGCGGTCATGCTGCCGAACCGGGTGGAGTTCGTCGTGGCGATGTTCGCCGCATGGCGTCTGGGCGCTGCAGTCACGCCTGTCAAGCCCAGTCTGACGAGCAAGGAGGCCACCCATCAAATCGTCGATTCCGGCGCGAAGCTCGTCATCGACGTGGCCGGTGACGAGGTCGTTCCCGGTATTAATTCCGTGGCGGTTGCAGCACTGCGGAGGGTAGCGCGCGACACCCGGGAGCCGTTCGACAATCCTGCGGCACTGGCATTGCTGATCTACACGAGCGGCACGACCGGCCTACCCAAGGGCGTGATGCTGGATCATGCCAACGTCGAAGCCATGTCGGAAATGGGACTGCGCTCGCTCGACGTCACGTCGGCGGACCACAGCATGCTGGTTTTGCCGCTGTTCCATGTCAACGGCATCATGGTCAGTACCCTCATGCCGCTTATCGCCGGTGGCCGCGTCACGCTGCGCGAGCGGTTCGACATCGACACATTCTTCGACGATGTCGAGCGATGTCGACCGACGTTCTTTTCCGGCGTACCGACGATCTACGCGCTGCTCAACGCGCTGCCAGACCATGTCAAACCCGACACGTCGAGCCTGCGGTACGGGATCTGCGGCGCGGCACCCGCGCCTGCGGATCTACTGAAAAGCTTCGAGATCCGCTACGGGTTTCCGTTGATCGAAGGGTACGGACTGTCCGAAGGCACCTGTGGCTCGACCATCAACCCGTTCGACGGCGTGCGCAAGGCCGGTACGGTTGGCCTGCCATTCGCCGGTCAACGGATTGCGATCGCCGATCCTGACGGAACGCACTTGCCGCAGGGTTCGACTGGCGAAGTGCTGATCCAGGGCCCCAACGTCATGCGCGGCTATCTCGGCAGGCCCGAGGAAACGGCGAAGACCATTGTCGACGGCTGGCTGCACACGGGTGACATCGGGCGTATTGACGAGGACGGTTACCTTTCCATCGTCGGACGCTTGAAAGAGATGATCATTCGCGGCGGCGAAAACATCTATCCGAAGGAAATCGAAGACGCGTTGTCCGAATTCCCGGGCGTGCTCGAAGCGGCTGTGATCGGCGCCGCCGACGAGACGTTCGGCGAAATCGTCATTGCCTACATCGCATCCCGCCCGGGATTCACGTGCGTGGAGGCCGAACTGAAGGAACACTGCGCGGTCCGTTTGACGCGCTACAAGCGACCCGTGGCGATCAACGTCGTCGACAGCCTCCCCAAGAACGCGGTGGGGAAGATCGACAAGCTGAAGCTGCGCGACATGTGGTCGACCGCCAGCAGATGA
- a CDS encoding OmpW/AlkL family protein: protein MLKNRAFAITAVLLTTTTAHAQSAGDLVVNAGWFHFALQDSSRPLTVSAFGTSATVAGTGASVDDSDTFGLTATYFITDHIAAGAALGIPPKYRLTGTGSLSALGRIGSAYEWSPALLLKYFFNDATSKFRPYLGAGASYVWFSGVKLEPATASGAFLYSPTFGHALEGPTTARLSSSFAPVINAGLSYNINKHWSVDASLSYMWLSSRATLTTQSPRGVVTSSTKLKLNPVVSFVSVGYRF, encoded by the coding sequence ATGTTGAAGAATAGAGCTTTTGCAATTACCGCCGTGCTGCTGACGACCACGACTGCGCACGCGCAGAGTGCGGGAGACCTGGTCGTGAACGCCGGCTGGTTTCACTTCGCGCTGCAGGATTCCAGCCGACCGCTCACGGTTTCCGCATTCGGCACGAGCGCGACCGTTGCAGGCACTGGCGCGTCGGTCGACGATTCGGATACCTTCGGGCTCACCGCGACCTACTTCATCACCGATCACATTGCCGCAGGCGCCGCGCTCGGCATACCACCGAAGTACCGGCTGACGGGCACGGGATCCCTCAGTGCGCTCGGCCGGATCGGTTCTGCATACGAGTGGAGCCCGGCGCTGCTACTGAAATACTTCTTCAACGATGCCACGAGCAAATTTCGCCCTTACCTTGGCGCGGGCGCGTCGTACGTCTGGTTCAGCGGAGTGAAACTGGAACCTGCGACTGCCAGCGGTGCTTTCCTGTATTCGCCGACGTTCGGTCACGCGCTGGAAGGACCGACCACCGCAAGGCTGAGCAGTTCGTTCGCGCCGGTTATCAATGCGGGACTCAGCTACAACATCAACAAGCACTGGTCGGTCGATGCATCGCTTTCCTATATGTGGCTTTCTTCCCGGGCCACGCTGACGACGCAGTCGCCGCGTGGCGTCGTGACCAGCAGTACGAAGCTCAAGCTCAATCCTGTCGTTTCGTTTGTATCCGTCGGGTATCGGTTTTGA
- a CDS encoding DUF2147 domain-containing protein, producing the protein MHSSNHVDTKPAGAVKRGWASMTIAGALLTCAMPVFADVSGTPVGIWQTIDDHTHQPTALVQITQNGDGTLSGKIIKGLNANNSPDRRCTQCTDERKDQKIQGMTVVRGMRQQGDGWDGGRILDPMNGNEYSCKMRVEAGGQKLVVRGYIGVSLLGRSQIWTRHGDVAESGAQN; encoded by the coding sequence ATGCATTCTTCGAACCATGTCGACACAAAGCCCGCCGGCGCAGTCAAGCGCGGCTGGGCAAGCATGACAATCGCAGGCGCACTGCTGACATGTGCGATGCCGGTTTTTGCCGACGTTTCCGGCACGCCGGTCGGCATATGGCAGACGATCGACGATCACACTCACCAGCCCACCGCACTGGTACAGATTACGCAGAACGGTGACGGTACGCTCAGCGGCAAGATAATCAAGGGACTGAATGCAAACAACTCGCCCGATCGCCGCTGCACGCAGTGTACGGATGAACGCAAGGACCAAAAGATCCAGGGCATGACTGTCGTCCGGGGTATGCGGCAACAAGGCGACGGATGGGACGGTGGCAGGATCCTCGACCCGATGAACGGCAACGAGTACAGCTGCAAGATGCGCGTCGAGGCCGGGGGGCAGAAGCTTGTGGTGCGCGGCTATATTGGCGTGTCCTTGCTGGGCCGCTCGCAGATCTGGACCCGTCATGGCGATGTCGCCGAATCGGGCGCGCAGAACTGA